One genomic region from Anopheles bellator chromosome 2, idAnoBellAS_SP24_06.2, whole genome shotgun sequence encodes:
- the LOC131210590 gene encoding troponin T, skeletal muscle isoform X2 yields the protein MSDDEEYSSEEEVVEETKEEQPAAKSEGDDPEFIKRQDQKRSDLDEQLKEYINEWRKQRAKEEDELKKLKDKQAKRKVSRAEEEQRMAQRKKEEEERRVREIEEKKQREIDEKRKRLEEAEKKRQAMLQAMKDKDKKGPNFTITKKDSNFGMSNAQMERNKTKEQLEEEKKISLSFRIKPLEVDGLSADTLRARATELWETIVKLETEKYDLEERQKRQDYDLKELKERQKQQLRHKALKKGLDPEALTGKYPPKIQVASKYERRVDTRSYDDKKKLFEGGYSAYYQEKINKKWSQRQELFMARTKTKLPKWFGERPGKKSGEPETPEGEDEVKPEDEEVEEVEEEVVEEVVEEEEEEEEEEEEEEEEEEEEEEEEE from the exons ATGTCTGACGATGAAGAGTATTC CTCGGAGGAGGAGGTCGTCGAGGAAACCAAAGAAGAACA GCCGGCAGCTAAATCCGA GGGAGACGATCCCGAGTTCATCAAGCGCCAGGACCAGAAGCGCTCAGACTTGGACGAACAGCTGAAGGAGTACATTAACGAGTGGCGCAAACAGCGAGCCAAGGAAGAGGATGAACTCAAGAAGCTCAAGGACAAACAGGCCAAGCGCAAGGTCTCGCGAGCGGAAGAGGAGCAGCGCATGGCTCAGCGCAagaaggaggaagaggagcGCCGCGTCCGGGAGATCGAGGAGAAGAAGCAGCGCGAAATCGACGAGAAGAGGAAGCGTCTGGAAGAGGCCGAGAAGAAGCGTCAAGCTATGCTGCAGGCCATGAAAGACAAAGATAAGAAGGGACCGAACTTTACCATTACCAAGAAGGATAGCAAC TTCGGCATGTCCAACGCCCAGATGGAACGCAACAAGACTAAGGAACAGCTGgaggaggaaaagaaaatctcgCTCTCCTTCCGCATCAAGCCCCTGGAGGTCGACGGTCTGAGCGCCGATACGCTGCGTGCCCGTGCCACCGAGCTGTGGGAGACCATCGTCAAGCTGGAAACAGAAAAGTACGATCTGGAGGAAAGGCAAAAGCGTCAGGACTACGAC TTGAAAGAGTTGAAAGAAAGACAGAAGCAGCAGCTGAGACACAAGGCCTTGAAAAAGGGTCTAGATCCGGAAGCCCTCACCGGAAAGTACCCG CCCAAGATCCAGGTCGCCTCCAAATACGAACGTCGCGTCGATACCCGCTCCTACGACGACAAGAAGAAGCTGTTCGAGGGT GGCTACAGCGCGTATTATCAGGAGAAGATTAACAAAAAGTGGTCACAACGCCAGGAACTGTTTATGGCACGCACGAAGA CCAAACTTCCGAAGTGGTTCGGTGAGCGACCGGGCAAGAAGTCTGGCGAACCAGAAACCCCAGAAGGCGAGGACGAAGTCAAGCCTGAGGATGAGGAAGTCGAGGAAGTGGAAGAGGAAGTCGTCGAGGAGGTG GTtgaggaagaggaggaagaggaagaggaagaggaggaagaggaagaggaggaggaagaggaagaggaggaagaagaataa
- the LOC131208590 gene encoding nuclear pore complex protein Nup98-Nup96, with product MFGAKAGGFGQPNANTGFGTFGSNPAATSPFGQTTAFSKPVTTGAFGATPTFGQQPTTSLFGPTQPAGGLFGASTSNAPTFGGATAAQPGFSAFGQQQPQTTSLFGTQNNTAANTSLFGNNNNTSFGAAKPAGFGFGQTSTQSSLFGQASTSQTTTSGFFGQNTQSGGLFGAAKPAFGAATVVAGGNGTAVAKYQQTHGTDTLVKNGTTTTINTKQHCITFMKDYENKSVEELRFEDYVANRKGPQAGAPGGGLFGGGAQTTGLFGTTTQQTSGLFGQNAAAPATGGLFGTSTNTFGATTTPPFGTTAGSTFGKPFGNAPATSAPGFGFAQSTTSTLGGLGANKPTFGATGTGLFGQTAAPATNTFGQTSAFGGFGTQNTATQPGGLFSGAGTAGAAPATGAFGTLAPSTGTSFSFGSNTQTNQPAGSTLFGAKPANTFGTLGGTTFGQNATSSAPSFGFGTNTNTTGTGGSFFGSSFNKPAAPAFGLGSTAPAGGLGTGGGLTFGTGTTSLFGNTANKPGGLGTGTSLFGNTSTLGATGGAFGSLGMGSSFGTGGIGGTVGIGGIGITTSPTGQQAVPIHQQILAMATSPYGDNPIFKGIKPLAGPTEDSLKPTNPSAQKAILEGSNYHFKVSSRSGSADRVKVKPLGAAQLKKSIFDGLEEYDSTLEDSFTLKPNAKRLIIKPRSVKPTIVIPESEAVDGSTVTDVANSPTMIYGRSTSGYRVAEESFRNQIPTNPAESAKQQNDGNRRVSWLQSNVLDKVRQQQSSNPRLSESVLDNTIKEFASVSNNRNEKPSSLSPGTIREESISIGETDPAAKGGSRGLSGTSPTSAATGNNQTANESFISNRSFLNETSLGGGIGTDLSTSVPALVEDAEPHPTGIVLRRTGYYTIPSLDEIAQLMDDEGRCIVANFTIGRKGYGNVYFNEPIDVAGLNLDEIVHFRHKEVIIYPDDENKPPVGSGLNRKAQITLDQVWPHDKSLHEPIKDPQRLALMDYEAKLRRVCDKHDTRFLEYRPDTGSWVFKVEHFSKYGLSDSDDEDAGQVDPKKLKMMTKVKNVKTTPKQQWQQPQQQQRSKTQQTPGTSPTSQSTTEQNSNALSDRRRNVTDDDNGTRRHEAFEDDPSPPRYTTLVDDENGNYTAHNDTTTSPTAAIALEMGTDPHKIQLMKASFFGDDEFDEGRDSPDQIVPGGGGGSRSTGGSGGLLLQSLYGAISKPTPNDSISFGSGVDRYNKHSLLHAEGLSTIGFTPGSLLKTSTAKTIQVDGESTGSVESSLQTAHKLSQRAVGGTKVVALPPIPRPVGPLSLPLLIEPRIETLQPMNVVIPLSKSILQRFLANKSNLAFFHGRKFKVGWANGSSMVLLNTRNNCSELSHCLASVTGTGGQSSESSVISIDSAMKFFRGRGREDYSPAALQVLRLQSTAAPSVTLDALDFHLSIECHLRVQLRHVEHRSVADGNTDCPMLVAGGKYSNLEDHCEQARSLHESTGTEYDELCADVWSLLVALWGAREELEGVEDGAHLSTMFRRDLFSEWIERVVTDRSQKERKQAEKRDYLDQLLELIRTHKVLEACDLAFENNDLQLALLIAQISGGPAVRQLLQRQLCAWQDSEADRFIDPRRLQVFMAIAGVPVMSSSHGAINLFESVDWMKSLAMHLWYLSTPTASITDALIGYEHSFESTDFYTLPPVPPYTRRFQPNAGSGDRAVRDVRFHLLKLYSRRSHPLEPLLNPASHTADPTDYRLSWLLLQALETLGYRHCSEFSRSQLHVAFANQLESYGLWQWSVFVLLHLQDQARRELTVQQLLYRHVQLDDDEDYLTQERFIIKELGIPEKWIHWAKAVKAGSMFDYRQQAHYLLQAKQWSLAHEVILLHLAPELVMNDKIAQLKGMLDAIENPKQISSWATKGQILSDFIELNEKFELIKDTIDDAMVEQQLEELKPKLSDLCSVIKMFPCPTPKHVLLQSEISHRLAYFVRTFFMDDPQISGSALMRGALERLPLPEEYVMGELDHMLRAFLAEELHN from the exons ATGTTCGGCGCTAAGGCCGGGGGGTTTGGGCAACCGAATGCCAATACTGGATTTGGAACATTCGGCAGTaaccccgccgccaccagtcCGTTTGGGCAAACGACCGCTTTCAGCAAACCAGTGACGACCGGTGCATTCGGAGCGACTCCGACGTTTGGCCAGCAACCAACGACATCACTGTTtggcccaacccaacccgcTGGGGGTCTGTTTGGCGCTAGTACCAGCAACGCCCCAACCTTTGGTGGTGCAACAGCCGCTCAACCAGGGTTTAGTG CTTTtggtcaacaacaaccacaaacaaCGTCACTGTTTGGCACTCAGAACAACACCGCCGCCAACACGTCACTGTttggaaacaacaacaacacttcgTTTGGTGCGGCTAAACCGGCGGGCTTTGGGTTTGGCCAAACAAGCACGCAGTCGTCTCTTTTTGGACAGGCGAGTACTAGCCAAACAACAACTTCCGGTTTCTTTGGTCAGAACACCCAGAGTGGGGGCTTGTTCGGTGCCGCTAAACCGGCATTCGGTGCGGCCACCGTTGTTGCCGGTGGAAATGGAACGGCGGTGGCTAAGTATCAGCAAACACACGGTACGGACACTCTGGTCAAGAACGgcaccacgaccaccatcAATACGAAGCAACACTGCATCACGTTCATGAAAGACTATGAAAACAAATCGGTCGAGGAACTCCGCTTCGAGGATTACGTCGCTAATCGGAAGGGACCGCAGGCGGGTGCACCGGGGGGTGGGTtattcggtggtggtgctcagACCACTGGACTGTTTGGTACAACAACGCAACAGACGAGTGGACTGTTCGGACAGAATGCGGCTGCCCCTGCAACCGGAGGTCTCTTCGGAACGTCGACGAACACGTTCGGTGCGACTACGACCCCACCCTTCGGTACGACAGCAGGCAGTACCTTTGGCAAACCATTCGGAAATGCACCGGCTACTTCGGCCCCCGGTTTTGGTTTCGCTCAATCGACCACCTCGACGCTCGGTGGCCTCGGAGCGAACAAACCGACTTTCGGTGCTACAGGCACCGGGCTGTTCGGACAAACGGCTGCACCAGCCACCAACACTTTCGGTCAAACTTCAGCCTTCGGTGGATTTGGTACGCAAAATACGGCCACCCAACCAGGAGGCCTCTTTTCCGGGGCTGGTACAGCTGGTGCAGCACCCGCTACGGGTGCATTCGGTACGCTTGCACCGTCAACGGGCACCAGTTTCAGCTTTGGAAGCAACACGCAAACCAATCAGCCAGCCGGTTCGACACTGTTTGGAGCCAAACCAGCCAATACATTCGGCACCCTGGGCGGCACCACGTTCGGGCAGAATGCTACTTCCAGTGCGCCGTCGTTCGGGTTTGGAACAAACACCAATACAACCGGAACAGGAGGCTCATTTTTCGGCAGTTCGTTCAACaaaccggcagcaccagcgtTTGGGTTAGGATCTACGGCACCCGCCGGTGGGCTGGGAACAGGCGGAGGACTTACGTTCGGCACCGGTACAACTTCACTCTTTGGAAACACAGCCAACAAACCGGGCGGTCTCGGTACCGGGACTTCCCTGTTTGGCAACACGTCAACACTCGGAGCAACAGGCGGTGCGTTCGGATCCTTGGGCATGGGTTCGTCATTTGGAACCGGCGGAATAGGCGGCACGGTGGGCATAGGAGGTATTGGAATAACAACCTCACCAACAGGGCAGCAAGCAGTGCCAATTCATCAACAAATCCTGGCAATGGCAACCTCCCCGTACGGTGACAATCCCATTTTCAAGGGTATCAAACCACTGGCCGGTCCGACGGAGGACTCGCTCAAGCCGACCAACCCGTCGGCCCAGAAAGCGATCCTCGAGGGGTCCAACTATCACTTCAAAGTAAGCTCCCGTTccgggtcggccgaccgcgtGAAGGTGAAACCTCTAGGTGCGGCGCAGCTGAAAAAGTCCATCTTCGACGGCCTGGAAGAGTACGATAGCACACTTGAGGACAGTTTCACGCTCAAACCAAACGCGAAGCGATTGATCATCAAGCCGAGGTCGGTGAAGCCCACGATCGTAATTCCGGAGAGCGAAGCCGTTGATGGTTCGACCGTCACGGATGTGGCAAACTCCCCTACCATGATCTATGGTCGATCTACCTCGGGCTATCGCGTGGCGGAAGAGTCATTCCGCAATCAGATTCCGACAAATCCGGCAGAAAGCGCCAAGCAGCAAAACGACGGCAATCGGCGCGTTTCGTGGCTCCAATCGAACGTGCTGGATAAGGTGCGTCAACAGCAAAGCAGTAATCCGCGCCTCTCGGAATCGGTGCTGGACAACACTATCAAAGAGTTTGCATCGGTGTCGAATAATCGTAACGAGAAACCATCCTCATTGTCACCGGGTACTATTCGAGAAG AATCAATCTCGATCGGTGAAACAGACCCCGCCGCAAAAGGAGGTTCCAGAGGGCTATCTGGCACATCGCCAACATCAGCAGCGACGGGCAACAATCAAACCGCGAATGAAAGTTTCATATCAAACCGTTCGTTCCTGAACGAGACGAGCCTCGGAGGAGGGATAGGCACGGATTTGTCCACTTCGGTGCCAGCACTCGTAGAGGATGCGGAACCACATCCGACGGGAATTGTGCTTCGTCGCACAGG GTACTATACGATTCCGTCGTTGGATGAAATCGCCCAACTGATGGACGACGAAGGACGATGCATTGTGGCGAATTTTACCATCGGTCGCAAGGGCTACGGAAATGTGTACTTCAACGAGCCGATCGATGTGGCTGGCCTCAATCTGGATGAGATTGTTCATTTTCGCCACAAAGAAGTTATTATCTACCCGGATGACGAGAACAAACCGCCCGTGGGCAGTGGGTTAAATCGGAAGGCCCAAATTACGCTGGATCAAGTGTGGCCTCACGACAAGTCGCTGCACGAACCGATCAAGGATCCGCAGCGGTTGGCGCTAATGGACTACGAGGCCAAACTGCGCCGCGTGTGCGACAAGCATGATACACGCTTTCTCGAGTACCGCCCGGACACTGGCAGCTGGGTGTTCAAGGTGGAGCATTTCTCAAAGTACGGTCTGAGCGACAGTGATGACGAAGATGCGGGGCAGGTTGATCCGAAGAAGTTAAAAATGATGACCAAGGTGAAGAATGTGAAAACGACACCGAAGCAGCAAtggcagcagccacagcagcagcagcgtagtAAAACTCAACAAACACCGGGAACCTCGCCGACGTCTCAATCAACAACTGAGCAAAACAGTAATGCATTGAGTGATCGTCGTCGGAATGTAACGGATGATGATAACGGTACTCGGCGCCATGAAGCGTTCGAGGACGATCCCAGTCCGCCACGGTACACAACACTGGTGGATGATGAGAATGGAAACTATACCGCTCACAACGACACAACAACTAGCCCGACGGCCGCTATTGCACTGGAGATGGGCACCGATCCGCACAAGATACAGTTGATGAAGGCATCGTTCTTTGGCGACGATGAATTCGACGAGGGCCGCGACAGCCCGGACCAGATTgtgcctggtggtggcggtggaagtCGCTCCACGGGTGGATCCGGTGGACTGTTGTTACAAAGCCTCTATGGTGCGATAAGCAAACCGACTCCCAACGACTCTATTTCGTTCGGTAGCGGCGTGGATCGTTACAACAAGCACTCGTTGCTTCACGCAGAAGGATTGTCGACCATCGGCTTTACACCCGGGAGCTTGTTAAAAACATCCACAGCGAAAACAATCCAGGTGGATGGAGAGTCCACCGGAAGTGTGGAAAGCTCTCTACAGACGGCACATAAACTGTCACAGCGGGCAGTTGGCGGCACGAAGGTAGTAGCACTTCCGCCGATACCACGACCCGTCGGACCACTATCGTTGCCGTTGTTGATTGAACCGCGCATCGAAACTCTTCAACCGATGAACGTCGTGATACCGCTTTCGAAATCGATTCTCCAAcgatttttggccaacaaGTCCAATCTGGCTTTCTTCCACGGGCGTAAGTTCAAGGTCGGCTGGGCAAACGGTTCGTCTATGGTGCTGCTAAACACGCGCAACAATTGCTCCGAGCTGAGCCATTGCCTCGCCAGTGTCACaggcaccggtggccagtcTTCCGAATCGTCCGTCATAAGTATCGATTCGGCGATGAAGTTcttccgtggccgtggccgtgaggATTACTCACCAGCCGCACTCCAAGTGCTTCGCTTGCAGTCGACGGCGGCCCCGTCCGTCACCCTCGATGCACTCGATTTCCACCTGTCGATTGAGTGTCACTTGCGCGTGCAGTTACGCCACGTGGagcaccgttcggtggcggaTGGTAACACTGATTGTCCGATGCTGGTGGCAGGTGGCAAGTATAGCAATCTGGAGGATCATTGCGAGCAGGCGCGATCGCTGCACGAATCGACCGGCACTGAATATGATGAGCTGTGCGCTGACGTTTggtcgctgctggtggcgctgtgGGGAGCCCGTGAGGAGCTGGAGGGTGTAGAAGATGGGGCTCATCTTAGCACCATGTTCCGGCGGGATCTGTTCTCCGAGTGGATCGAACGCGTCGTCACCGATCGGTCACAGAAAGAACGCAAGCAGGCGGAAAAGCGTGACTATCTCGACCAGTTGCTCGAGTTGATTCGCACCCATAAGGTGCTAGAAGCGTGCGATTTGGCCTTCGAGAACAACGACCTGCAGCTGGCACTGTTGATAGCCCAGATTTCAGGGGGTCCGGCCGTCCGGCAGTTGCTGCAGCGGCAACTGTGCGCCTGGCAAGACTCAGAAGCCGACCGATTCATCGATCCACGCCGGTTGCAGGTGTTTATGGCGATCGCCGGCGTTCCGGTGATGTCATCGTCGCATGGAGCAATCAATCTGTTCGAAAGTGTCGACTGGATGAAGTCACTCGCCATGCACCTGTGGTATCTTTCCACACCGACCGCCTCCATTACCGATGCTCTGATCGGGTACGAGCATTCGTTTGAGTCCACCGATTTCTACACCCTTCCGCCGGTGCCACCGTACACGAGACGTTTTCAGCCCAACGCAGGAAGCGGTGATCGGGCCGTACGTGACGTGCGCTTCCACTTGTTAAAACTGTACTCGCGGCGCAGCCATCCACTGGAACCGCTGCTCAATCCGGCCTCACACACGGCCGATCCGACGGACTATCGGCTCagctggttgctgctgcaggcaCTCGAAACGCTCGGTTATCGCCACTGTTCGGAGTTTTCGCGCAGTCAGCTACACGTTGCGTTTGCCAATCAGCTCGAAAGCTACGGTCTTTGGCAATGGTCCGTGTTCGTATTGTTGCACCTGCAGGATCAGGCACGCCGAGAGCTGACGGTGCAACAGCTCCTTTACCGTCACGTTCAgctcgatgacgacgaggactaTCTGACCCAAGAGCGCTTTATCATCAAGGAGCTGGGAATACCGGAGAAGTGGATCCACTGGGCAAAGGCCGTGAAGGCAGGCTCAATGTTCGACTATAGACAACAGGCACACTATCTCTTGCAAGCGAAACAGTGGTCTCTGGCGCACGAGGTTATCTTGCTTCATCTTGCACCGGAGTTGGTGATGAACG ATAAAATTGCACAGCTAAAGGGAATGCTGGATGCCATTGAGAACCCGAAACAGATATCAAGCTGGGCTACCAAGGGCCAGATTCTGTCGGATTTCATTGAACTCAACGAAAAG TTCGAGTTGATAAAGGACACAATCGACGACGCAATGGTGGAGCAACAGTTGGAGGAGCTGAAGCCGAAGCTGTCCGATCTATGTTCGGTCATCAAAATGTTCCCGTGTCCGACTCCGAAGCACGTGCTGCTGCAGAGTGAAATTTCGCACCGTCTGGCCTACTTTGTACGGACGTTCTTCATGGACGATCCTCAGATCAGCGGCAGTGCGTTAATGCGCGGAGCCCTCGAACGGTTGCCTCTGCCAGAGGAATACGTGATGGGGGAGCTGGATCATATGCTGCGGGCGTTCTTGGCCGAGGAACTACACAATTGA
- the LOC131210590 gene encoding troponin T, skeletal muscle isoform X4: MSDDEEYSGDDPEFIKRQDQKRSDLDEQLKEYINEWRKQRAKEEDELKKLKDKQAKRKVSRAEEEQRMAQRKKEEEERRVREIEEKKQREIDEKRKRLEEAEKKRQAMLQAMKDKDKKGPNFTITKKDSNFGMSNAQMERNKTKEQLEEEKKISLSFRIKPLEVDGLSADTLRARATELWETIVKLETEKYDLEERQKRQDYDLKELKERQKQQLRHKALKKGLDPEALTGKYPPKIQVASKYERRVDTRSYDDKKKLFEGGYSAYYQEKINKKWSQRQELFMARTKTKLPKWFGERPGKKSGEPETPEGEDEVKPEDEEVEEVEEEVVEEVVEEEEEEEEEEEEEEEEEEEEEEEEE, translated from the exons ATGTCTGACGATGAAGAGTATTC GGGAGACGATCCCGAGTTCATCAAGCGCCAGGACCAGAAGCGCTCAGACTTGGACGAACAGCTGAAGGAGTACATTAACGAGTGGCGCAAACAGCGAGCCAAGGAAGAGGATGAACTCAAGAAGCTCAAGGACAAACAGGCCAAGCGCAAGGTCTCGCGAGCGGAAGAGGAGCAGCGCATGGCTCAGCGCAagaaggaggaagaggagcGCCGCGTCCGGGAGATCGAGGAGAAGAAGCAGCGCGAAATCGACGAGAAGAGGAAGCGTCTGGAAGAGGCCGAGAAGAAGCGTCAAGCTATGCTGCAGGCCATGAAAGACAAAGATAAGAAGGGACCGAACTTTACCATTACCAAGAAGGATAGCAAC TTCGGCATGTCCAACGCCCAGATGGAACGCAACAAGACTAAGGAACAGCTGgaggaggaaaagaaaatctcgCTCTCCTTCCGCATCAAGCCCCTGGAGGTCGACGGTCTGAGCGCCGATACGCTGCGTGCCCGTGCCACCGAGCTGTGGGAGACCATCGTCAAGCTGGAAACAGAAAAGTACGATCTGGAGGAAAGGCAAAAGCGTCAGGACTACGAC TTGAAAGAGTTGAAAGAAAGACAGAAGCAGCAGCTGAGACACAAGGCCTTGAAAAAGGGTCTAGATCCGGAAGCCCTCACCGGAAAGTACCCG CCCAAGATCCAGGTCGCCTCCAAATACGAACGTCGCGTCGATACCCGCTCCTACGACGACAAGAAGAAGCTGTTCGAGGGT GGCTACAGCGCGTATTATCAGGAGAAGATTAACAAAAAGTGGTCACAACGCCAGGAACTGTTTATGGCACGCACGAAGA CCAAACTTCCGAAGTGGTTCGGTGAGCGACCGGGCAAGAAGTCTGGCGAACCAGAAACCCCAGAAGGCGAGGACGAAGTCAAGCCTGAGGATGAGGAAGTCGAGGAAGTGGAAGAGGAAGTCGTCGAGGAGGTG GTtgaggaagaggaggaagaggaagaggaagaggaggaagaggaagaggaggaggaagaggaagaggaggaagaagaataa
- the LOC131210590 gene encoding troponin T, skeletal muscle isoform X3, whose translation MSDDEEYSSEEEVVEETKEEQGDDPEFIKRQDQKRSDLDEQLKEYINEWRKQRAKEEDELKKLKDKQAKRKVSRAEEEQRMAQRKKEEEERRVREIEEKKQREIDEKRKRLEEAEKKRQAMLQAMKDKDKKGPNFTITKKDSNFGMSNAQMERNKTKEQLEEEKKISLSFRIKPLEVDGLSADTLRARATELWETIVKLETEKYDLEERQKRQDYDLKELKERQKQQLRHKALKKGLDPEALTGKYPPKIQVASKYERRVDTRSYDDKKKLFEGGYSAYYQEKINKKWSQRQELFMARTKTKLPKWFGERPGKKSGEPETPEGEDEVKPEDEEVEEVEEEVVEEVVEEEEEEEEEEEEEEEEEEEEEEEEE comes from the exons ATGTCTGACGATGAAGAGTATTC CTCGGAGGAGGAGGTCGTCGAGGAAACCAAAGAAGAACA GGGAGACGATCCCGAGTTCATCAAGCGCCAGGACCAGAAGCGCTCAGACTTGGACGAACAGCTGAAGGAGTACATTAACGAGTGGCGCAAACAGCGAGCCAAGGAAGAGGATGAACTCAAGAAGCTCAAGGACAAACAGGCCAAGCGCAAGGTCTCGCGAGCGGAAGAGGAGCAGCGCATGGCTCAGCGCAagaaggaggaagaggagcGCCGCGTCCGGGAGATCGAGGAGAAGAAGCAGCGCGAAATCGACGAGAAGAGGAAGCGTCTGGAAGAGGCCGAGAAGAAGCGTCAAGCTATGCTGCAGGCCATGAAAGACAAAGATAAGAAGGGACCGAACTTTACCATTACCAAGAAGGATAGCAAC TTCGGCATGTCCAACGCCCAGATGGAACGCAACAAGACTAAGGAACAGCTGgaggaggaaaagaaaatctcgCTCTCCTTCCGCATCAAGCCCCTGGAGGTCGACGGTCTGAGCGCCGATACGCTGCGTGCCCGTGCCACCGAGCTGTGGGAGACCATCGTCAAGCTGGAAACAGAAAAGTACGATCTGGAGGAAAGGCAAAAGCGTCAGGACTACGAC TTGAAAGAGTTGAAAGAAAGACAGAAGCAGCAGCTGAGACACAAGGCCTTGAAAAAGGGTCTAGATCCGGAAGCCCTCACCGGAAAGTACCCG CCCAAGATCCAGGTCGCCTCCAAATACGAACGTCGCGTCGATACCCGCTCCTACGACGACAAGAAGAAGCTGTTCGAGGGT GGCTACAGCGCGTATTATCAGGAGAAGATTAACAAAAAGTGGTCACAACGCCAGGAACTGTTTATGGCACGCACGAAGA CCAAACTTCCGAAGTGGTTCGGTGAGCGACCGGGCAAGAAGTCTGGCGAACCAGAAACCCCAGAAGGCGAGGACGAAGTCAAGCCTGAGGATGAGGAAGTCGAGGAAGTGGAAGAGGAAGTCGTCGAGGAGGTG GTtgaggaagaggaggaagaggaagaggaagaggaggaagaggaagaggaggaggaagaggaagaggaggaagaagaataa
- the LOC131210590 gene encoding troponin T, skeletal muscle isoform X1 — translation MSDDEEYSSEEEVVEETKEEQPAAKSEGDDPEFIKRQDQKRSDLDEQLKEYINEWRKQRAKEEDELKKLKDKQAKRKVSRAEEEQRMAQRKKEEEERRVREIEEKKQREIDEKRKRLEEAEKKRQAMLQAMKDKDKKGPNFTITKKDSNFGMSNAQMERNKTKEQLEEEKKISLSFRIKPLEVDGLSADTLRARATELWETIVKLETEKYDLEERQKRQDYDLKELKERQKQQLRHKALKKGLDPEALTGKYPPKIQVASKYERRVDTRSYDDKKKLFEGGFDTLNKEVLEKNWAERKEQFGGRQKSKLPKWFGERPGKKSGEPETPEGEDEVKPEDEEVEEVEEEVVEEVVEEEEEEEEEEEEEEEEEEEEEEEEE, via the exons ATGTCTGACGATGAAGAGTATTC CTCGGAGGAGGAGGTCGTCGAGGAAACCAAAGAAGAACA GCCGGCAGCTAAATCCGA GGGAGACGATCCCGAGTTCATCAAGCGCCAGGACCAGAAGCGCTCAGACTTGGACGAACAGCTGAAGGAGTACATTAACGAGTGGCGCAAACAGCGAGCCAAGGAAGAGGATGAACTCAAGAAGCTCAAGGACAAACAGGCCAAGCGCAAGGTCTCGCGAGCGGAAGAGGAGCAGCGCATGGCTCAGCGCAagaaggaggaagaggagcGCCGCGTCCGGGAGATCGAGGAGAAGAAGCAGCGCGAAATCGACGAGAAGAGGAAGCGTCTGGAAGAGGCCGAGAAGAAGCGTCAAGCTATGCTGCAGGCCATGAAAGACAAAGATAAGAAGGGACCGAACTTTACCATTACCAAGAAGGATAGCAAC TTCGGCATGTCCAACGCCCAGATGGAACGCAACAAGACTAAGGAACAGCTGgaggaggaaaagaaaatctcgCTCTCCTTCCGCATCAAGCCCCTGGAGGTCGACGGTCTGAGCGCCGATACGCTGCGTGCCCGTGCCACCGAGCTGTGGGAGACCATCGTCAAGCTGGAAACAGAAAAGTACGATCTGGAGGAAAGGCAAAAGCGTCAGGACTACGAC TTGAAAGAGTTGAAAGAAAGACAGAAGCAGCAGCTGAGACACAAGGCCTTGAAAAAGGGTCTAGATCCGGAAGCCCTCACCGGAAAGTACCCG CCCAAGATCCAGGTCGCCTCCAAATACGAACGTCGCGTCGATACCCGCTCCTACGACGACAAGAAGAAGCTGTTCGAGGGT GGCTTTGACACCCTGAACAAAGAGGTCCTCGAGAAGAACTGGGCCGAAAGGAAGGAGCAGTTCGGAGGCCGTCAGAAAT CCAAACTTCCGAAGTGGTTCGGTGAGCGACCGGGCAAGAAGTCTGGCGAACCAGAAACCCCAGAAGGCGAGGACGAAGTCAAGCCTGAGGATGAGGAAGTCGAGGAAGTGGAAGAGGAAGTCGTCGAGGAGGTG GTtgaggaagaggaggaagaggaagaggaagaggaggaagaggaagaggaggaggaagaggaagaggaggaagaagaataa